TCTATGCAATGAGTATTTACTCGTGTCTCCTGATGAATATAACGTACCAGTATGATTGTACACGCCAGACTTAATGACAAGCCGACAATATTAATGACTGTATATGATTTGGAGCGCACAAGGAAACGCCATGCATACTTTAGTGTTTTCATTATATTCTGTTGTTTGCAGAAGAATACTTCAAATCCTGTGCCAAAACATAAAGCGTTATATACTAGTGATTTGGATTTATCAGCATATATTCTTTTTGTGCATATACGCACAAAAAGAGTGCGATAATGCACAGATAGAAAGACCTCCGGCCTATTGCCGCTATAGCAATACAACCGGAGGCCTTATTTCAATCTGAATCTCTGACTACAAACGATAGGTAACAATCCTTTCTTCCGGAGAATCAATCCAAAGGCGCCATACACCTTCCGAAACCTTCTCCACAGTTCCCATATTGGCTTTTGGCTGACGGCGACTCTGGATGGTCAGATAACCTTTTCCTTCCGTGGCCTTCACTTTAATGGTTTTATTATCCATGTAGACATGAATGTCTCCGTTCGGAGTAGGTACGGTACCTTCCATCCATTTCAAACCTCCCAATACCGGACTGACAGCAAACTCTTTATAACCCTCTTTCGTTGGTTTGACTCCCAAATAGTATTTACCCAGCAGATAAATAGGACTTGCTCCCCAAGCGTGGCACAAGCTCTTTCCGTATGGGCGGCCATACATGGCAAGATGCTGTGTTCCGCTTTCCTCCGGATTATATTTCTCCCAAAAAGAGGTTGCTCCTGCTTTCAACATTCCACCCCAGTAAGCTTTCATTTCTTTCATTACAGTCTCCTGCTCACCAAGAGCACAAAGGGCTTCCAGTTCGTAAAAACGCATATAAGGCGTTGTTATTTTCAGAATCTCATCATTCAGGAGAACGGACTGTTTAATGGCCTGCTGCTTATCCGCATTCAGATAATCAAAGAAAACAGAGAACATATTAGCGTATCGGGTTACGGCATCACTCTGACGTCCATCCACACAATTGTGCACAAATGCCTGTTTCTGATTATTCCAGAAAGTCGGCTCTAATTTTGCTTTTAACGCAGAAGCTAACTTCTCATATTTTTGTTGTCCGTCCTTATCTCCGACTAAATCTGCACAAAGTGCCATCGTCTCCAGACTCCGGCAAAACAAAACCTGTTCGAAAGAAAGTTCTCCCTTTTTGTCTAAATAGCCATCCGCCCAGTCCACAAATACCCAGTCGCCGGACATTCCTTCCACCATACCATTCTTATTCGTACGTCCCAATACATAATCCATCATTGTTTGCATACGTGGATATAGCTGGTTGACGAAATGCCGGTCACCGCTATACATATAATAATCATATACGCTTAAGAACCAGTAGAAAGTGTAATCCATAATGGTGTTACTATGGCTGGTCACCGGATCTTTTCCACGAAGTAACCAGATGGTACGCTTCACGGACTCACTGTCAAAGAACAGATAATAATTCATCAGATAACTTTGGATGGCATCGCCACTCCATACCCAACGGTCGCGCTTGATACCGTCTATAAAAAACTCGCGTGTAGTAAGATGCATCGTGTATGCTCCCACCTCCCAGATACAGTTCAGTTCCTCGTCGTTACAACGGAAGTTACCACGATATTCTTCGGGAAGATATTCATATTGCATAGATACTTCACCAATCTGTACTTCCGGTTCGTGAGTGATGTATACATAGCGGAATGCTTTGCTGTTCTCCAGCGTATATTCATTATCAGAATGATGCAAAGGAGATGTGCTGCGGATAGCGAGATCAGTGATCTGTCCCGGCTCCAGCAGGAGTTTATCCAATGTTTCGCAATATGCTTTGTCTTTCGCTTCTTCCGGACTTTCACCATAATAGAGGTCAATCTTTCCCTTGCCCGAAAGGTTCTTTAATGTGATAAATCCGAAAGTTTCTTTTCCAAAATCATACAGTATGCCTCCTTCCGGTTGTTCTGTTTTAGCGACAGGTTGCTGAGGTTCACGCATCAGGCTGAATTGGGAAGGACGTTGAGTGGCACCGTCAAAGTTCCAGCATCCGGCATCCATATAGATGGTGGCAGATGTGTCACTAGCCTTACCGCTTTCATCGATCCATTCCTTATCTTCATAAGTTACCCGCCAGGACGAATCAGAGTTTACCGTCTTTCCTTTCACATAGATAGTGGGAGGCGTTGCCTGATTCCATACTTTAATATTTAGGCTATGTTTTCCTGCCGGAAGCAGCAAGGTTTCAGGCATTCCGAACTGAAGTTTCCCGTCCAGCTTCACATTATATGTTCCCTCGGCAGCAATAAACACTTCTTCTGGTTCGGAAAGATTCAATACTTTGCTGAACTCTACGACTACATAATGACTGTCTGTTTTCCAAAAAGGAGGAAAAAAAGCACCACGTTCCGTACGTCGGTTGTTCATCTGGTTGCCCAACCAGATTTCATAGTCCCCCGGATACCATATCCAAGTTTGGGCAAAGGTGCTGCTTGCCAATGACAAGGCACCCAAAAGTATCATGCATTTCTTTTTCATTTTTCTTATTTCTTCAAGTCCCTATATTCGGCTTCCAACCCTGCACGTTCACGAATGACTGTATCTACCTGCGGACCATTGTTCTCCCATACATTTCCGGGACCGTTCGCATTTTGCAGATACTTCTCCCCTTCCGTCCAGTTATCGCGTACAGTGATAAAAGAAGAGCCTTCGTCCGTATAGAGATAAAACCAATGATTGGGATCGTGTACATAACCTGGCTTATAAATGCTATGTACGCAATTCTCAGTTACATAACTTTTCGGCTGCGAGCCCAGTGTATAAACTCCGGCTACGTCATACATATGCTTTGCATAGTGATGAATCAGATTCGCGTGCACTCTGTTGTTACGCATACAGTTCACTGTCTGCGTCCAGCCCCAGCCAAGGCTGATGCCGCTATAAGGAACTTCGCAGATTTCATTGTGTTCTATATTAATATCTTTCACATAGCCCGCAAGGATTGCAAGACATCCCCAATCTTCATTACCCACTTCGGTAAAGTAGCAATTACTGATTTGTTGATGCGCGCATACTTCCCGAAGGTCGGTAGGGTCATAAGGTAAATGTGTTTCATGGGCAGCCGGAGAGAAACTGCCGACCACCAGTCCGTTCCCCGCAATATCACGGAAAAGACAGCCACGAACGACACCGCCCTGCACGGCTTCTTCATAATCCAGCCCGGTTGAGCCTAAATGATCGAACCGACAGCGCTCAAAGTCGATCTGATTGGCAGCAGCCACGCTTACAGCCGCGGCAGGACGTCCCAGCCATCCTTGATTATCCAAGGGATGATTCAGATAGTCCCGTTCCATTTTCGGGTCAATACGATAACCGTCTGTCAGATACATTCCCGCCTGAAGAGGAACATGGCCTTTCTCAGACGGACGCATCCAAGTCGTATGAGAGAACGTGATTTTCTCAAAACGGATATGTGAAACAGGACGGTCGAACGTCCCTTTTACTTGTATCAATGTCTCTATGGCAGGCACTATCACTTCCGTGCCGGCATCCTGCAACTTCTCTCCTTCCCGAGGATAATAATAGACTTTACGGGCATCTATGTCGTGATACCATTCTCCCGCTACATCCAGTAGTTCACGGGCATTCGTCAGATAAAAAGCAGAATTATGCCCATCTGTCGTTACCATCGGACGTGGCCAGGGATGCTCAAACTGAATCCGGCTCTCCGGCTGATGAAAACGTATTGCGGCACTGTCTCCAGCCAGTTCGACAGAACGAATACGAAGATTGGCCACACACCACATCTGATGCAATACCATCTCTGCATATTTGGCCTTCAAAGCCCCTTTTCCGTCTACCAGTCTGCGTATGGCAACCGCAGGAACATAAAGAATCTCATTCTTCTCGTCCACACTGCAAATGCGGTTCATCTTCTCAAAATCCTCTACGTCACGGGCACGGACAGCTTTCTTACCATTCACCCATAACTGACGGAAATCCAGTGGCCGCCCGTTGAACATGGGCACATCCGCTACCCAGAGTTTTCCCTGCTTCTTCCATCCACCGATCCGGATGCCGCCACTCAATACCACTTTTTCATCAGCTACCGGGCGGATCACCGTGGGAGAATCCTCCGTCCCGCTGTCTTCCGGACGAATAAACACCGGTTCATAGAGTGCATACGTACCGCCTTCCATACAGATCGTAATTCCTCCCCGCACCCGTTCATCATCTGTCCGGCGCCATTCGCGTGCCTGACGCAAAGCAGAAGTCAACGTCGCTTTCGGAGATGGACGTGTACCGTCATTGAGATCATTCCCCTGCGGCGAAATCCAGATTTCACCTGCTGACAGCAGATGTGCACCCAGCAGGCATATAGTTGTTACCAATAACTTTTTCATTTTTCTTTTTTACAATGGGTTATCTTGCTAGCGGCATCCAGACTGTCATCTCTCCTTTACCTCTGTTTCCCCATGCATAATAAGGAATCAGACGAATATCCACAGTTTTCTCTGCTTGGACAACCGGACGATAAAGCACGCCTTCCCAAGACTCAGACGATGCCAGACGCGCTTTCCCTTCCAGGGCTACTATCGAACTGCCTTCAATCGTCGTTTTCTTCGGAATCAGCTTTATGTCGGCAGGAATCAAGATGTTATCGATCTTTTCTCCATTTGCAATGTCCATACTCTCCAAGCAGTAAACCAACGGACCACGTTTCACTACCACCTGATTACGGATTTCTTCTGCCAACGGATGAGCTTCGAGCAGACAAACAGGCATATCCATGACCAGTTCTACCACATCTCCTTTCTTCCATGTACGGTTCACTTCCGCATAGGTATTTGCCTTGGCATTCATGGATACCGGTTGACCGTTCACTGTCAACGCAGCTTTCCCGCACCATTCCGGAATACGGAAGAAGAGGGAGAAAGCACCTGCTTTACGGGGCACTTTGTTCAACGTTACACGTACATTGCCTTCCCAAGGATAGTCCGTTTCCTGCACCAAAGCAAGTTCCCCCTTGTCCTTCCAGTTTGTAGTCAATGTATTTGCACCGTACAGGTTGCAATAAATCCCTTCCGGACTCAATGTATAAGCATAATTCTGCGCCTGACAAAGCGTACGCAATGTATTGGGCGGACAACAGAAACAACTGATATATTCCGTCCGTTCTTTCGGCCAACGGAGTGTATAAGGCAGATCGGCACTGATACGAAGAGGATTCGTATAGAAATACTTCTTTCCATCCAGACTTATGCCACTCAATACACTATTATAAAGGCAAGTCTCCACAAGCTCCGCATACTTGGCATCTCCCGTCACTTCCAGCATACGCCAGTTGAACAGCATATTACCTATGTTGGCACAGGTTTCATTATGTGCCGTACTGTTCGGTAACTGATACGGACGACCATAGCTCTGATGCACTTTCTGAATGCTATCCGGTTCATAGCACGTTCCATCCGGTGAGGTGCCGTCATACAAAGCACCGCAAGCTCCGGTCACGTACATCTTTCGGGTGACAATATCGTTCCAGATACTAGTCAGGTTCTTCATCAGTTGTTGTTCACCCGTCTCCGCATACACATCTGCCACACCTGCATACAGGTAATTGGCACGTACGGCATGTCCCATTGCACGATATTGGTCACGGAAAGGGATACGGTCCTGATTATCATCCGTACCACTTTCTACCATACCGCGAATGTCAATCAGGTTTTTTGAAAGTTCCAGATAACGGGGATTTCCTGTAGCACGATACATCTCCACCACTCCCATATAGTGTGAAGGGCAAATAGCATTGCGTGCCAACTCGGCAGAAGCCGTCTCATAGAAGTGACAAAGGAAATCTGTAGCTTTCACGGCAGCATCAAAAAGAGTCGTTTTTCCGGTAGCACGGTGGTGAACGATACCTGCCATCATCAGGTGTCCCAAGTTATACGTTTCAAAATTCAACCGATTGGCAAATGCACCTTTTTCGTCCTCGGAGCCTACTTTCGTACCAATCACTGTCTGTTGTTGGGAATCAGCCAGCGTATGGCTGTCTATTCCCTTATTCAGTTCTTCTATAACAACCGGCGTATGTATATAACCATCTGCACGTTGGGCTTTTACGACACAAGCAATAAAGTTGTCCATTAACTTGTCCAATTCCGGATCTTTATTGACAGCATACACAGAAGCGACTCCTTCCATCCACTTGTACATATCTCCATCATGGAACGGAGGCCCCCAATGTTCTCCCTTGCATACACCGGCAGCAATCTCAAAATTACGGAAACCATGAGAAACTTCCGGCGTGTTCCATGTATTCCACATACTCTGCAAGGAAGTTCCGCTAAATACATTAAAACGCTCTCCCCAGAATCCATTCGTCCAGTGTACGGCATCAATTCCGGTATTTGCCATCTTTGCATAACGGCTCTGACTCATATCCGTCAGCCCATTGCTCTGCGCAAATGCTCCCGTGACGGAGGCGGAAGCTAAAAGAAATAACAGCTTTATCTGTTTCATTTAATATGGATAATTTTAAAATTTACACACTATCTCTTTAAGGAGAGACGTGATTATCCATATTTTGTACTCAATAAAGGGATGTGAAAGCTGTCCGACAGCCTTTGCATTCCCTTATTCCTGTTTGTTCTTTCGTTATTTTTCGGGAGTATAATTCAGTTCCGCTTTCCTCGCCTGTGAGTGCTGGAACTGTCGGGCGACTTTATACTCATGTCCGTCTTTCAACAGATAACTTCCTGTCTGCTTGAACCAGAAACCGACATGAGCTTCCACACATTGACGGCGAATGTCCAACACCCAGTCATAATTGCAAACGCGGGCTTCCTTACCGGACTCTCCTCCTGCCACTACCTGCTCTACCCATCCTTCCAATTCTCCTCTGAAATCAATCTGACTAAGAAGGGGTTCACAGATAATAATTTTATGTTTAATAGGACTTTCTTTATAAATAGGTAAGCGATAATCGACTCTGTCCTGATTCTCCATTGTACAACAAATTGTCACATTGTCGTATCCATCTCCCCAATCCGGTGGCAGGCACTGTTGCAGTCTGTCTATCCGCTTCGTAATAAACATAAAATGAAGGTCCTGCCGTATCCGCATCATTTCCCATGCTTCGGCACGCCATTCATCCACATCTTCAATCAGAAAATCAGAGGTAAAACAGGTATATACCAGATTTCCCGAGGGTATCTTATATTCTCCATTCTTTTTCTTCTGCAAAGGCAAACCGAACTTTTCCGTCTTTGTCACCACCGAACTGTCTTTTCCGTATTTGCCATCCGTACGATATACATAGCAGTGGCGGCAGCCTTCACTCCATTTGTGACAGCCGTGCCATAAGTTCCACATTGATGCTTTCCCGCCCATTTTCTTTTTTTCTTCAAATGTATGCTTTATCTGTTTCATAGGCAAATTTTCATTCAATATCCGATAGTCAGGGTAGATAGATATAAATAGTGCATCTTCTTTCTCGCTTGAAAAAAGATGCACCAAACACAAACAAAACAAACAATAGAGCTACCTTCACAGGCGGCCGGTCCGAAAGGACCAATACTTTTGATAGTGAAATCTCACTTCACAAATATCCGCATATTTGGGGACTAGCCAAACTCCATCCATGTCGGATACAAACAATAAATGTTTCGAAGGTGACTAATACTATGACACAAAGGATGAAATGTTGCGGAATATAAAAAACAAGACCAGACAAGAAGATTCTTTTGTACTATTTGTATAATCAGGAAAAAATAAATTTCATTTATTAAAAAACGATTAAATCACGTCGGTAAGCATCATTCATCCCTTTACTCCGGCGGATTATGTCAATTAAAACGGAGATATGCCAAGCATATCTCCGCACATCTGATTATCTAATAGGATTCACTTTAATATTAATTGTTATCTGGTTAAAGCAACCATCGTCCAATATTCCTTTTCTCCGCACTGAACTCCACTCCTACTTTCACGACTTCACGTCCGGCTGTCTGATAAGGAATCAGATAGCCTTTTTCATCAATCTGCTGCAAATCCTGCTCGGCAGTCCCATTCAGTTTGAATTCGAATACATATATATTTAGGCGTTTTTACTACTGCGTCCGTGCCATCAAATCTTACGATAAACTTCCTCAAACGGTACCCTGCACCGTTCTCCCCAAATTCCTTTATTTCCATTCCGGATTCCACAAGAAACTACCATATTTATTTCAGCACCATGAGGCAACTTAAGCAACCTTTTGAGCCGTCGGCTATCCAAGCCTTCCAAGGGACAGGTATCATATCCTTCGTTCGCCATAGCAATCATAAATGTTTGAGCAGCAAGCGCACAGGATTTATGTACTACCACACGCACATCACCTTCAGATACTTCGAGCATCATAGGGCGGAAAATGCTGATAACATTAGCAAGTAGTACTCTGAAAAGTCCTAAGATACCGCAGAAACGGGCATAAACAAACGGCATCAATATCCCATAGTACAGTTTTCTGTCTTTAATACGTTTCTCCTGCCTGTCTATAGGACTATTCCGCCGTATATTTCCTGTCTCGAAATCAAGAACGAATTTCGCCCGCTTCCGATACAAGTCACGACGTGTGACGAAAACAACAATCTGCGAAGCTGTGGAAGTTGCTTTTTGATCAAGACAAGCTCTTGATACCTTTGCCATCAATTCAGGCTGTGTGATGTGATAAAACTCCCATAGTTGCATATCAGAACTATTGGGAGCCAAAGTTGCCAATTCCAGGCAATGCTTTACTTTTTCTATATCTATTTCCTTTTCTTTATCATATACCCGTACAGAGCGACGATAATTTAAAACTTCATCTAAATTCATATACTACTTGACTTAATTGAATAATATTTCATAATGTGCAATATCAGAAAATACAGATAAGCCCATATAAATAAAACAGATCTGCAAGTTAATTGTATCTTGGCTAACTATATTTTTAACATATTGTCATTGCATATACTTCGATAGAGATCTATGAATGTCTAAATAAAAGCGGGCAAATATGTGATAAATAACATATTTGCCCGCTTTCTATAAAAAATAAGATTCGTATCTTACTTACCGGTAATCGAATTTTTCTTCCCCTGCTTATTTACAACTGAAGGGCTTCCTTTATATTCAATATCACCACTACCACTAACTCTCGCATCCAACTGTCTGGAAGCGTAGCATACTATATCACCCGAACCTGCAACTGTAGCAACGACATTAGTTGCAGCCAGTTTTTCAGCACTAATATCTCCGGAACCATTTACTGTCAGTGTCGCCTTCTGTGCAGAACCTTTAATATTGATATCACCGGAACCATTAACTTCTGACATCACAGTAGTCGCTTTCACATTTTTCAAATCAATGTCCCCGCTTCCTTTCACCAAAGCAAATATATTAGTATATTGCAGATTCTCCGCTTCGATATCTCCGGAACCGGCTATATTCAAATTCAGGTCATTCCCTTTGATTGCACCTTTCAGATATACATCTGCCGAACCTTTAATATTTACCTGATTCAATGAAGGGGAAGAGGCTATCACTTTCAAACGACGCTCTCCACTAAGAATCTTGACACCCTTTTTGATATTCACCTGCAATACTCCATTTACTGTAGAAACTTCCAGCAAGTCTACCAAATTATCCGAACCGTATATAGAAACTGTCGTTTTAGAACCATTACTCTGACGATACTCAACATCAGGACTGCCTAATACGCTGATTGAGCTGAAGTTGCTTACGTTATTCAGTTCTTTTGTGATATATTTCTTACTGGGAGTAACGGTCTGCGCCTGTATTCCTGTGACCAACAGAAACATTAGCACTACCAACATAGATGTAACCTTTGAATTTCTCATAATTTCTTTTCATTAAATATTTTAATGACAAATATAGGAAGTATATTTCGAATTACAAGAAAAGAATTACAATTTTGCCAACCATTCTCCAAGTTCCTGAAGCCACTCCTGCTTATACACAAAACTATCATTATAACCGAATCCATGTCCTCCCGCAGGATAGATGTGCAGAGAAATGGGGATATCTGCTTTCTGTAGTCTGGCAGCATACATAATACCATTCAGAGGGCTTACCACAGCATCATCTGCAGCTGCTACAATGAAAGCGGCAGGTGTGCCGGAAGTAATATGCTCAATCGGTGAATACTGCTCCATCTTATCCGGTGAATAGGAATGACCAAACATTCGTTCACGACAAGGAAAATGTGTCAAACGATCATCGACACTGACTACCGGATACATCAATA
This sequence is a window from Bacteroides thetaiotaomicron VPI-5482. Protein-coding genes within it:
- a CDS encoding alpha-L-rhamnosidase C-terminal domain-containing protein gives rise to the protein MKKKCMILLGALSLASSTFAQTWIWYPGDYEIWLGNQMNNRRTERGAFFPPFWKTDSHYVVVEFSKVLNLSEPEEVFIAAEGTYNVKLDGKLQFGMPETLLLPAGKHSLNIKVWNQATPPTIYVKGKTVNSDSSWRVTYEDKEWIDESGKASDTSATIYMDAGCWNFDGATQRPSQFSLMREPQQPVAKTEQPEGGILYDFGKETFGFITLKNLSGKGKIDLYYGESPEEAKDKAYCETLDKLLLEPGQITDLAIRSTSPLHHSDNEYTLENSKAFRYVYITHEPEVQIGEVSMQYEYLPEEYRGNFRCNDEELNCIWEVGAYTMHLTTREFFIDGIKRDRWVWSGDAIQSYLMNYYLFFDSESVKRTIWLLRGKDPVTSHSNTIMDYTFYWFLSVYDYYMYSGDRHFVNQLYPRMQTMMDYVLGRTNKNGMVEGMSGDWVFVDWADGYLDKKGELSFEQVLFCRSLETMALCADLVGDKDGQQKYEKLASALKAKLEPTFWNNQKQAFVHNCVDGRQSDAVTRYANMFSVFFDYLNADKQQAIKQSVLLNDEILKITTPYMRFYELEALCALGEQETVMKEMKAYWGGMLKAGATSFWEKYNPEESGTQHLAMYGRPYGKSLCHAWGASPIYLLGKYYLGVKPTKEGYKEFAVSPVLGGLKWMEGTVPTPNGDIHVYMDNKTIKVKATEGKGYLTIQSRRQPKANMGTVEKVSEGVWRLWIDSPEERIVTYRL
- a CDS encoding right-handed parallel beta-helix repeat-containing protein; this translates as MKKLLVTTICLLGAHLLSAGEIWISPQGNDLNDGTRPSPKATLTSALRQAREWRRTDDERVRGGITICMEGGTYALYEPVFIRPEDSGTEDSPTVIRPVADEKVVLSGGIRIGGWKKQGKLWVADVPMFNGRPLDFRQLWVNGKKAVRARDVEDFEKMNRICSVDEKNEILYVPAVAIRRLVDGKGALKAKYAEMVLHQMWCVANLRIRSVELAGDSAAIRFHQPESRIQFEHPWPRPMVTTDGHNSAFYLTNARELLDVAGEWYHDIDARKVYYYPREGEKLQDAGTEVIVPAIETLIQVKGTFDRPVSHIRFEKITFSHTTWMRPSEKGHVPLQAGMYLTDGYRIDPKMERDYLNHPLDNQGWLGRPAAAVSVAAANQIDFERCRFDHLGSTGLDYEEAVQGGVVRGCLFRDIAGNGLVVGSFSPAAHETHLPYDPTDLREVCAHQQISNCYFTEVGNEDWGCLAILAGYVKDINIEHNEICEVPYSGISLGWGWTQTVNCMRNNRVHANLIHHYAKHMYDVAGVYTLGSQPKSYVTENCVHSIYKPGYVHDPNHWFYLYTDEGSSFITVRDNWTEGEKYLQNANGPGNVWENNGPQVDTVIRERAGLEAEYRDLKK
- a CDS encoding aceric acid hydrolase, which gives rise to MKQIKLLFLLASASVTGAFAQSNGLTDMSQSRYAKMANTGIDAVHWTNGFWGERFNVFSGTSLQSMWNTWNTPEVSHGFRNFEIAAGVCKGEHWGPPFHDGDMYKWMEGVASVYAVNKDPELDKLMDNFIACVVKAQRADGYIHTPVVIEELNKGIDSHTLADSQQQTVIGTKVGSEDEKGAFANRLNFETYNLGHLMMAGIVHHRATGKTTLFDAAVKATDFLCHFYETASAELARNAICPSHYMGVVEMYRATGNPRYLELSKNLIDIRGMVESGTDDNQDRIPFRDQYRAMGHAVRANYLYAGVADVYAETGEQQLMKNLTSIWNDIVTRKMYVTGACGALYDGTSPDGTCYEPDSIQKVHQSYGRPYQLPNSTAHNETCANIGNMLFNWRMLEVTGDAKYAELVETCLYNSVLSGISLDGKKYFYTNPLRISADLPYTLRWPKERTEYISCFCCPPNTLRTLCQAQNYAYTLSPEGIYCNLYGANTLTTNWKDKGELALVQETDYPWEGNVRVTLNKVPRKAGAFSLFFRIPEWCGKAALTVNGQPVSMNAKANTYAEVNRTWKKGDVVELVMDMPVCLLEAHPLAEEIRNQVVVKRGPLVYCLESMDIANGEKIDNILIPADIKLIPKKTTIEGSSIVALEGKARLASSESWEGVLYRPVVQAEKTVDIRLIPYYAWGNRGKGEMTVWMPLAR
- a CDS encoding DUF5131 family protein is translated as MGGKASMWNLWHGCHKWSEGCRHCYVYRTDGKYGKDSSVVTKTEKFGLPLQKKKNGEYKIPSGNLVYTCFTSDFLIEDVDEWRAEAWEMMRIRQDLHFMFITKRIDRLQQCLPPDWGDGYDNVTICCTMENQDRVDYRLPIYKESPIKHKIIICEPLLSQIDFRGELEGWVEQVVAGGESGKEARVCNYDWVLDIRRQCVEAHVGFWFKQTGSYLLKDGHEYKVARQFQHSQARKAELNYTPEK
- a CDS encoding nitroreductase family protein: MNLDEVLNYRRSVRVYDKEKEIDIEKVKHCLELATLAPNSSDMQLWEFYHITQPELMAKVSRACLDQKATSTASQIVVFVTRRDLYRKRAKFVLDFETGNIRRNSPIDRQEKRIKDRKLYYGILMPFVYARFCGILGLFRVLLANVISIFRPMMLEVSEGDVRVVVHKSCALAAQTFMIAMANEGYDTCPLEGLDSRRLKRLLKLPHGAEINMVVSCGIRNGNKGIWGERCRVPFEEVYRKI
- a CDS encoding head GIN domain-containing protein, which codes for MRNSKVTSMLVVLMFLLVTGIQAQTVTPSKKYITKELNNVSNFSSISVLGSPDVEYRQSNGSKTTVSIYGSDNLVDLLEVSTVNGVLQVNIKKGVKILSGERRLKVIASSPSLNQVNIKGSADVYLKGAIKGNDLNLNIAGSGDIEAENLQYTNIFALVKGSGDIDLKNVKATTVMSEVNGSGDINIKGSAQKATLTVNGSGDISAEKLAATNVVATVAGSGDIVCYASRQLDARVSGSGDIEYKGSPSVVNKQGKKNSITGK